TCACTGTTCTCAAAGAACTCCGGGTAGACTTTGAGAATCTGGCTGACAACGGCATCGACATCCGACCGGAAATGGAAGCACAAGGTTGGAATAGCTACTTTGAAAGGCTAACTAGGCCAATCTACACTAagctggtcaaggaattctggaaacacgctgagTACGACAACTACCATGTTGTCTCACATGTTCTGGAAAGAAAGATAGTCATCTCAGAGAAGTCAATTTCTCTTCTTCTGGGAATGGAGTTTGGCGAGGGGAAGCGGTTCCAGAATGTGAGCAATGAAATTCGTGAGATGAAGCCCATAGTAAACAAGGAACTCTTTGTCAACTGGGAGCCAAAGAAGACAGAGTACAAGTCCAGTGATCTTCATCCGGCTCTGAGAGTTTGGCACAAGATCACCCTCTCCTGAATCAATCCAAGGACGATGTCCAGCTCTTCTGACTACATCAATGCTACTCAGAAGTTGATGATCTATCTCatcaagaagaaaaagaagttgtgCCTAcccttcttcattttctcttacctcaaggagtgtatcaagaagtccagaaccacaGCCGGTGAGAAGAAGACTTCTATTTACTACATTTTCTTTGGGAAAATTCTCTCCGACATCTTTGTGGAGAGCAAGCTGGTAGAAGATCTGATTGTTGCgggctgcacagaggatctgataGCAACTTCTGGAGAGGCCTTCAACGTGAAGAacctgaagaagatgaaaatagTGACAGAGATTGCTGCTCCTCCCTCTAACAAGCCTCAGGAGGAGATCATCCAGAAGAGGATTGTCATTGATGACTATCATCTGTGGACAAAGCTGGACTCCCCAGATGCTCTTCAAGAGTATGTCAATCTTCTGAGGGAACAAGGAGTTGACTTGGAATTTGAAGATTTCTTCAACTCACTTCCAGCATGTCCTCCAGACATGTCCAGACCTTCCAGGAAGAGGCCTCAGGAGTCACACTCTGACACCGAGAAGAAATCCAAGAAGAAGAATGCCAAAAAGATCAAGACTGAAACAAAGGCTACTAAGCCTCAACCTACTCAGAGCAGAGTTCCAAGGATCACAATATCCTCTGCCAAGGAGACAAGTAAGTCTCAAGTTGTTGTTTCTTCTGCTTCTATCATTCCTGTTAATGTCattccttcctcctcttcatcccAAACACTTCCTCATTTTCCTGCTCCACCAATCTCTCACAACTCCTCTCGCCTCAACCTCTGCCATTTCCACATCTGCAATTGCAATCACCACCAGTGTTTTAAGACTCGGCTCGGTGGTCGACTCAATCGAGGTACTAAGTCACTGAGTCACTGGTCGGACCAGTGGGTCAATGGGCGGACTGCTTGACTCTGTCTATATTAAAATATTCTAAAAAAGAATAATACCTACcaacattaattaataacttcatactccaaatttaaaatcattACCACCACACAATACCTAATTAAACAACCAACAAGATAAGTTTTACTACAACCAAATGTCACAAAATAAGTCGCAAATATCATTACAAAACATAGGTTCTACGCTTTAATCACAACAAAAGCACATAAAAAAGTGTCAAACATATTTAAACTTAAACAACTATAGGTCCATAGGCTAACAAGTGATAaacataacaacaataataTCAAATTGTTAAGTCTCTTCAAGTCCAAGGAGGCAAAGTTGCATCCAACTCATCCAACTGATGCACATCTTCATCAAACAAAGTAGGATCTTCTCCGACTTGAGCATTTTCATTCTCCATGGTGGTATATTGTGCAACATCATCAATATTATCATCCAAATTTAATTGATCTATAAAAAGGATCAATTTagatatcatgcaaaaattaaCATAAAGTGAAACAAAATATAAATCAATTAGTCATACATTCATATCATAACAAATATACATACCAATATCATCAAAATTTGGTTGGATGTTCATATTGGAAAGATCTTTGCGTAATGCTTCCACCTCCTCAATAGTCAAGAATGGTGGTGACTCCTCCAACACCCAATCAGAATGGTCATCAATTGTTTCAAAGTTGATGGGGGTCATAATTTTGATGTTTCAATCGGCCCCTAAGTTTATTAATTTGCTCATATATCAATATCAAAAAATTCAAGAACATACTTTTACGTCCTATAAAACAAATAATCAATTAAGAAATAACTTAATCATACCTTTGTTGTAGCCTCAAGTTGTAACGAACAAAGACAAAATCATTAAGCTTTTGATGTTCCAACctatttcttttctttgaaTGAATGTGCTCAAATACACACCAATTTCGCTCACAACCGGAAGCACTACATGTTTGACTTAAAATACAAATAGCTAACTTTTTCAAATCCGGTGTACCACATCCAAAAGATTCCCACCATTGATCTAAAATATcaaatgtaataaaaaaatgagTTAAAAGTATAGAATCTAAACAAAGATCAAAGACAATGAAAGTAATCAATTATCAATAACTAATTTTACCTGCTCTTACGGTATTTCTTTCACGCACAGCAAGTGGTCTTACAAAATCTAACTCAGCATCTTTGTATATTCTCATCTCACTTGACAACTTACGTTCCAACTCATGATCTCCATAAGCATACCTTTCAAACACATCAAAGAGGCCATTTTTTGTGTTCTCATGCTTTACAAATTCTGGAAGATTAAACTGACAAGCTGGATTTAACCAATAACCAGCTGCATGAAGATTCCTACGAAGCTGAGAATCTCAACGCTTATCTATAACGTTCAAGTAAGGCTCCACTTTCTTCTTATTTCTCTTGAACCTTTTCACCATATCATCTCTAGTTTGAAAAAAAGCTTGATAAAGAGAACCCATAGAAGGCTTATCTTCACTATCAAGAAGACGTAAGAAGCGAATAAGAGGCTCAGTAAGTTTCACAATTCCAACACATTTATCCCAAAATCCAGAATCTAAGACTTGGTCCACAAATCTTTTTGCTTTGACATCTTTAGCATAAGTTGAGCTTGTCCATTCCTTAGATGTAACCATGGCTCTTAGTGCATCCTTTTGAGCCAAAATACTTTGCAATGCAATGAAATTAGTAGCAAAGCGTGTTGGAGCGGGACGAAGGATTTCTCTTCCACCAGTATGTTCCTTCATCAAATACAAAGCAAAGCAATGGTTGTAGATGTATTTGGTAATTTTTGAAGCTTGAAGCTTGTGACACGCTCTCACTTACATCTTCAAACTTCCCAATATCCTGCAACATCAAATTAACACAGTGTGCAGCACAAGGAGACCAATATAATTTAGGAAACTCAGCTTCTAATAACTTTCCAGCAGCAACATAATTTGCAGCATTG
This portion of the Lotus japonicus ecotype B-129 chromosome 3, LjGifu_v1.2 genome encodes:
- the LOC130743826 gene encoding uncharacterized protein LOC130743826, coding for MQRVCGFLLNNLVDDVKKLVESYHAIWKHTGCTIMADGWTDRCRRTLINFLVYCPKGTIFLKSVDASQHSKTAELLYKLFRDVVLFVGAENVVHIVTDNAANYVAAGKLLEAEFPKLYWSPCAAHCVNLMLQDIGKFEDEHTGGREILRPAPTRFATNFIALQSILAQKDALRAMVTSKEWTSSTYAKDVKAKRFVDQVLDSGFWDKCVGIVKLTEPLIRFLRLLDSEDKPSMGSLYQAFFQTRDDMLRRNLHAAGYWLNPACQFNLPEFVKHENTKNGLFDVFERYAYGDHELERKLSSEMRIYKDAELDFVRPLAVRERNTINGGNLLDVDVKESPPFLTIEEVEALRKDLSNMNIQPNFDDIDQLNLDDNIDDVAQYTTMENENAQVGEDPTLFDEDVHQLDELDATLPPWT